In Haemorhous mexicanus isolate bHaeMex1 chromosome 6, bHaeMex1.pri, whole genome shotgun sequence, a single window of DNA contains:
- the EIF4G2 gene encoding eukaryotic translation initiation factor 4 gamma 2, whose protein sequence is MPCAASPAAPGVAAFVNTGLVERSAAIGGCRREPPGPGEADKALGKILRCQAAKVESAIAEGGASRFSASSGGGGGRGAPQHYPKTASNSEFLGKTPGQNAQKWIPSRSTRRDDDSANDKERHDAIFRKVRGILNKLTPEKFDKLCLELLNVGVESKLILKGVILLIVDKALEEPKYSSLYAQLCLRLAEDAPNFDGPSAESHPGQKQSTTFRRLLISKLQDEFENRTRNVDIYDKHDGPLLPEEEEQRAIAKIKMLGNIKFIGELGKLDLIHESILHKCIKTLLEKKKRVQLKDMGEDLECLCQIMRTVGPRLDHAKAKSLMDQYFARMRSLMSSKELPARIRFLLQDTVELREHNWVPRKAFLDNGPKTINQIRQDAVKDLGVFIPAPMSQGMRSDFFLEGPFMPPRMKLDRDPLGGLADMFGQMPGSGIGTGPGVIQDRFSPTMGRHRSNQLFNGHGGHLMPSAQSQFGDLGKSFLKSQGQSQLYHTQNQGLLSQQQGQSKDMPPRFSKKGQLNADEISLRPAQSFLMNKNQVPKLQPQITMIPPSAQPPRTQTPPLGQPPQLGLKTNPPLIQEKPAKTTKKPPPSKEELLKQTEAVVTEYLNNGNANDAVNTVREMRAPKHFIPEMLSKVILQSLDRSDEDKEKASTLISLLKQEGIATSDNFMQAFLNVLDQCPKLEVDIPLVKSYLAQFAARAIISDLVSISELAQPLESGTHFPLFLLCLQQLAKLQDREWLTELFQQSKVNMQKMLPEIDQNKDRMLEILEGKGLSFLFPLLKLEKELLKQIKSDPSPQAIYKWIKDNISPKLHVDKGFVNILMTSFLQYISSEVNPPSDESDSSSAPSKEQLEQEKQLLLSFKPVMQKFLHDHVDLQVSALYALQVHCYNNNFPKGMLLRFFVHFYDMEIIEEEAFLAWKEDITQEFPGKGKALFQVNQWLTWLETAEEEESEEEAD, encoded by the exons ATGCCCTGCGCGGCGTCGCCGGCAGCCCCTGGCGTAGCAGCGTTCGTGAATACCG GACTGGTGGAGCGGTCGGCGGCGATTGGCGGGTGCCGGCGGGAG CCGCCGGGACCCGGGGAAGCTGACAAGGCCTTAGGGAAG ATTCTTCGTTGTCAAGCCGCCAAAGTGGAGAGTGCGATTGCAGAAGGGGGTGCTTCTCGTTTCAG TGCTTCTTCAGGCGGAGGAGGTGGTAGGGGTGCACCTCAGCACTATCCCAAGACTGCCAGCAACAG CGAGTTCCTGGGGAAAACCCCAGGGCAAAACGCTCAGAAATGGATTCCTTCACGAAGCACTAGACGAGATGACGACTCCGCAAACGACAAAGAACGACATGATGCAATCTTCAGGAAAGTAAGAGG CATACTAAATAAGCTTACTCCTGAAAAGTTTGACAAGCTATGCCTTGAGCTCCTCAATGTGGGTGTAGAATCTAAGCTCATCCTAAAAGGGGTCATACTGCTG ATCGTAGACAAAGCCCTTGAAGAGCCCAAGTATAGCTCACTGTACGCTCAACTATGTCTGCGACTGGCAGAAGATGCACCCAACTTTGATGGCCCATCAGCAGAGAGTCATCCAGGACAGAAGCAAAGCACA ACATTCAGACGCCTCCTAATATCTAAACTTCAAGATGAATTTGAAAACCGAACCAGAAATGTTGATA tctATGATAAGCATGATGGTCCCCTCctccctgaggaggaggaacagaGAGCCATTGCCAAGATCAAGATGCTGGGGAACATCAAATTCATTGGAGAACTTGGCAAGCTTGATCTTATTCATGAATCTATCCTTCATAAGTGCATCAAAACA cttttggaAAAGAAGAAGAGAGTTCAACTCAAAGATATGGGGGAGGATTTGGAGTGCCTCTGTCAGATAATGAGGACAGTGGGACCTAGATTAGATCATGCGAAAGCCAAG TCCTTAATGGATCAGTACTTTGCCCGAATGCGCTCCTTGATGTCAAGTAAGGAATTGCCAGCAAGGATTCGTTTCCTGCTGCAG GATACTGTGGAGTTGAGAGAACACAACTGGGTTCCTCGCAAAGCTTTTCTTGACAATGGACCAAAGACTATCAATCAAATCCGTCAAGATGCAGTAAAA GATCTGGGAGTTTTTATTCCTGCTCCTATGTCTCAAGGGATGCGAAGCGACTTCTTTCTGGAGGGACCCTTCATGCCACCCAGGATGAAACTTGACAGGGACCCACTCGGAGGGCTTGCTGATATGTTTGGACAAATGCCAG GTAGCGGAATTGGTACTGGTCCAGGGGTTATTCAGGATAGATTCTCACCCACCATGGGACGCCATCGTTCAAACCAACTCTTCAATGGCCATGGGGGTCACCTCATGCCTTCTGCTCAATCCCAGTTTGGAGACCTAGGCAAATCTTTTCTGAAAAGTCAG GGGCAAAGCCAACTCTACCATACCCAGAATCAGGGACTCTTATCCCAGCAACAAGGACAGTCGAAGGATATGCCACCTCGGTTTTCTAAGAAAGGACAGCTTAATGCAGATGAG ATTAGCCTGAGACCTGCTCAGTCTTTCCTGATGAATAAAAACCAAGTGCCAAAGCTTCAGCCCCAGATAACTATGATTCCTCCCAGTGCTCAACCACCACGCACTCAGACACCGCCTTTGGGACAG CCGCCTCAACTTGGTCTTAAAACAAATCCACCACTTATACAAGAGAAGCCTGCAAAGACCACCAAGAAACCACCTCCTTCTAAGGAAGAGCTACTTAAACAAACT GAGGCTGTTGTGACTGAGTATCTGAACAATGGAAATGCTAATGATGCTGTCAATACTGTGAGAGAAATGAGAGCTCCGAAACACTTCATTCCTGAGATGCTGAGCAAAGTAATCCTTCAATCCCTAGATAGATCAGATGAGGACAAAGAGAAAGCAAGTACTTTGATCAGCTTGCTCAAGCAGGAGGGAATAGCCACCAGTGACAACTTCATGCAG GCATTCCTGAATGTATTGGACCAGTGCCCCAAACTGGAGGTGGACATCCCATTGGTGAAATCCTACTTAGCACAGTTTGCAGCCCGTGCCATTATTTCAGACCTGGTGAGCATTTCCGAACTGGCTCAACCACTGGAAAGTGGCACccatttccctctcttcctgctCTGTCTTCAGCAGTTAGCTAAGTTACAAGACCGTGAATGGCTAACAGAATTGTTCCAACAAAGCAAAGTGAATATGCAGAAAATGTTACCAG AAATTGACCAGAACAAGGACCGCATGCTGGAGATCTTGGAAGGGAAGGGGCTTAGCTTCTTGTTCCCGCTTCTGAAACTGGAGAAGGAACTGCTAAAGCAAATAAAATCGGATCCATCCCCTCAAGCCATCTATAAGTGGATTAAAGATAACATTTCACCCAAGCTTCATGTAGATAAGGGATTTGTGAATATATTGATGACCAG TTTCTTGCAGTATATTTCTAGTGAAGTAAACCCACCCAGTGACGAATCGGATTCTTCATCTGCTCCATCTAAAGAGCAGCTTGAGCAGGAAAAACAGCTGCTTCTTTCCTTCAAGCCGGTGATGCAGAAGTTCCTCCATGACCATGTCGATCTGCAAGTGAGTGCTTTATATGCACTCCAGGTGCACTGCTAcaacaataattttccaaaag GCATGTTACTGCGCTTCTTTGTTCATTTCTATGACATGGAGATCATTGAAGAAGAAGCCTTCTTGGCATGGAAAGAAGACATTACTCAAGAGTTTCCAGGGAAAGGCAAAGCTTTATTCCAG GTAAACCAGTGGTTAACCTGGCTGGAAACTGCTGAAGAAGAAGAATCTGAAGAAGAAGCTGACTAA